One window of the Sciurus carolinensis chromosome 8, mSciCar1.2, whole genome shotgun sequence genome contains the following:
- the Rab19 gene encoding ras-related protein Rab-19 isoform X2, whose translation MQFYNSARAADENFDYLFKVILIGDSNVGKTCVVQHFKSGVYTETQQNTIGVDFTVRSLEIDGKKVKVWDTAGQERFRTITQSYYRSAHAAIIAYDLTRQSTFESVPHWIREIEKYGAANLVVMLIGNKCDMWEKRHVLFEDACTLAEKYGLLAVLETSAKESKNIDEVFVLMAKELIARNSLHLYGESALHSLPTDSSPVLVAQGPSEKSHCTC comes from the exons ATGCAGTTCTACAACTCAGCCAGGGCAGCAGATGAGAACTTTGACTATTTGTTCAAGGTTATCCTCATTGGGGATTCCAATGTGGGGAAGACGTGTGTGGTTCAGCATTTCAAATCTGGTGTCTACACGGAGACACAGCAGAATACCATCGGAGTGGACTTCACTGTGCGCTCCCTTGAGATTGATGGCAAGAAAGTAAAG GTGTGGGACACCGCGGGCCAGGAGCGCTTCCGCACCATCACCCAGAGCTACTACCGCAGCGCGCACGCGGCCATCATCGCCTACGACCTCACGCGGCAGTCCACCTTCGAGTCGGTCCCTCACTGGATTCGCGAGATAGAGAAGTACGGAGCGGCCAACTTGGTCGTCATGCTGATCG GAAACAAATGCGACATGTGGGAAAAACGGCACGTCCTATTTGAGGATGCCTGCACGCTGGCCGAGAAGTACGGCCTCCTGGCAGTTTTGGAGACATCTGCCAAGGAGTCCAAGAACATAGACGAAGTCTTCGTGCTGATGGCCAAGGAGCTGATCGCCCGCAACAGCCTGCACCTGTATGGGGAGAGCGCCCTGCACAGTCTGCCCACAGATTCCAGTCCAGTTCTCGTAGCCCAAGGTCCAAGTGAGAAGAGCCACTGCACCTGCTGA
- the Mkrn1 gene encoding E3 ubiquitin-protein ligase makorin-1 isoform X2, giving the protein MHGVCKEGDNCRYSHDLSDSPYGVVCKYFQRGYCIYGDRCRYEHSKPLKQEETTTTDLIAKPSLAASSSLSSVVGPLVEMNTGEAESRNSNYPTVGAGSEDWVNAIEFVPGQPYCGRTAPSCTEAPLQGSVTKEESEKEQTAVETKKQLCPYAAVGECRYGENCVYLHGDSCDMCGLQVLHPMDAAQRSQHIKSCIEAHEKDMELSFAVQRSKDMVCGICMEVVYEKANPSERRFGILSNCNHTYCLKCIRKWRSAKQFESKIIKSCPECRITSNFVIPSEYWVEEKEEKQKLIQKYKEAMSNKACRYFDEGRGSCPFGGNCFYKHAYPDGRREEPQRQKVGTSSRYRAQRRNHFWELIEERENSNPFDNDEEEVVTFELGEMLLMLLAAGGDDELTDSEDEWDLFHDELEDFYDLDL; this is encoded by the exons ATGCATGGGGTTTGTAAGGAAGGAGATAACTGTCGCTACTCGCATGACCTCTCTGACAGTCCATATGGTGTAGTGTGCAAGTATTTTCAACGAGGGTACTGTATTTATGGAGACCGCTGCAG ATATGAACATAGCAAGCCATTAAAACAGGAAGAAACGACTACTACAGATCTAATTGCAAAACCATCCCTTGCTGCTTCCTCAAGTCTCTCATCTGTGGTTGGACCGCTTGTCGAAATGAATACAGGAGAAGCTGAGTCAAGAAATTCAAACTATCCAACAGTAGGAGCAGGTTCAGAGGACTGGGTGAATGCCATTGAGTTTGTTCCTGGCCAACCCTACTGTGGCCGTA CTGCCCCTTCCTGCACTGAAGCACCCCTGCAGGGCTCAGTGACCAAGGAAGAATCAGAGAAAGAGCAAACTGCAGTGGAAACTAAGAAGCAGCTTTGCCCCTATGCTGCAGTGGGAGAGTGTCGCTACGGGGAGAACTGTGTGTATCTCCATGGAGACTCGTGTGACATGTGTGGGCTGCAGGTCCTCCACCCGATGGATGCAGCCCAGAGGTCACAGCACATCAAA tCTTGCATTGAGGCCCACGAGAAGGACATGGAGCTGTCTTTTGCTGTGCAGCGCAGTAAGGACATGGTGTGTGGGATCTGCATGGAGGTGGTCTATGAGAAAGCCAACCCCAGCGAGCGCCGCTTCGGGATCCTCTCCAACTGCAACCACACCTACTGTCTCAAGTGTATTCGCAAGTGGAGGAGTGCTAAGCAATTTGAGAGCAAGATCATAAA GTCCTGCCCAGAATGCCGGATCACATCTAACTTTGTCATTCCAAGTGAGTACTgggtggaggagaaagaagagaagcagaAACTCATTCAGAAATACAAGGAGGCAATGAG CAACAAGGCGTGCAGGTATTTTGATGAAGGACGTGGGAGCTGTCCATTTGGAGGGAACTGTTTTTACAAGCATGCGTACCCTGATGGCCGTAGAGAGgagccacagagacagaaagtgggaACATCAAGCAGATACCGG GCCCAACGAAGGAACCACTTCTGGGAGCTCATTGAGGAAAGAGAGAACAGCAACCCCTTTGACAACGATGAAGAGGAGGTTGTCACCTTTGAGCTGGGCGAGATGTTGCTTATGCTTTTGGCTGCAGGTGGGGACGACGAGCTGACAGACTCTGAGGACGAGTGGGACTTGTTTCACGATGAGCTGGAAGATTTTTATGACTTGGACCTATAG
- the Rab19 gene encoding ras-related protein Rab-19 isoform X1, with the protein MQFYNSARAADENFDYLFKVILIGDSNVGKTCVVQHFKSGVYTETQQNTIGVDFTVRSLEIDGKKVKMQVWDTAGQERFRTITQSYYRSAHAAIIAYDLTRQSTFESVPHWIREIEKYGAANLVVMLIGNKCDMWEKRHVLFEDACTLAEKYGLLAVLETSAKESKNIDEVFVLMAKELIARNSLHLYGESALHSLPTDSSPVLVAQGPSEKSHCTC; encoded by the exons ATGCAGTTCTACAACTCAGCCAGGGCAGCAGATGAGAACTTTGACTATTTGTTCAAGGTTATCCTCATTGGGGATTCCAATGTGGGGAAGACGTGTGTGGTTCAGCATTTCAAATCTGGTGTCTACACGGAGACACAGCAGAATACCATCGGAGTGGACTTCACTGTGCGCTCCCTTGAGATTGATGGCAAGAAAGTAAAG ATGCAGGTGTGGGACACCGCGGGCCAGGAGCGCTTCCGCACCATCACCCAGAGCTACTACCGCAGCGCGCACGCGGCCATCATCGCCTACGACCTCACGCGGCAGTCCACCTTCGAGTCGGTCCCTCACTGGATTCGCGAGATAGAGAAGTACGGAGCGGCCAACTTGGTCGTCATGCTGATCG GAAACAAATGCGACATGTGGGAAAAACGGCACGTCCTATTTGAGGATGCCTGCACGCTGGCCGAGAAGTACGGCCTCCTGGCAGTTTTGGAGACATCTGCCAAGGAGTCCAAGAACATAGACGAAGTCTTCGTGCTGATGGCCAAGGAGCTGATCGCCCGCAACAGCCTGCACCTGTATGGGGAGAGCGCCCTGCACAGTCTGCCCACAGATTCCAGTCCAGTTCTCGTAGCCCAAGGTCCAAGTGAGAAGAGCCACTGCACCTGCTGA